GAGTGCGCCGGGATACCTGACAGATGGCTGTCACACCCCGATGTCAGGGTCCGTCCTCGCAGCCGTTGAGAGATGTCGACCCCCGCGAAGGACCCATGCCCCATGTTTCCTATCTCCTTGATGTTGCTGCCCTTTCCATTCGTCTCCGCCGAGCGGAAGGTCTCCCGGGGGAAGACGGAGAAGAACCCAGGACGTCCCCTGCGCGTGGTACCCCCTCCACGCGAGGTGAAGCCGGAGGTCATGAGGGTGTCACGACGCAAACGCGGCGCGCCGTCGGGCGCGACTCGACGGGCCCGAGCCGCGGGTCCGGTTCCCCTTCTCTCCCGCCGAGAATTGAATCGGGCGCTGCTGCAGCGGCAGTTCCTGACGGAGCGGACACCGCTCGGAGTGCCGGAGGTGGTGGAGCACCTCGTCGGCCTCCAGGCCCAGGCGAGCAATCCGCCCTACGTCGGCCTGTGGACGCGCATGGCGCGCTTCCAGCTCGAGGACCTGACGCGGCTGTACACGTCGCGTCGCGTGGTGCGCGCGACGTTGATGCGCGGCACGCAGCACCTGGTGACGGCGCGCGACTTCCGAGGGCTGCGCCCCATGCTCCAGCCAGTCATGGACCGCGCCTTCAATCAGAGCCCGTACGCGCGCGCGTTGTCGGGGTTGGAGCTGGCGGAGGTCGTGGCCGAGGGACGCCGGTTGCTCGAGGTGGAGCCGTTGAGCAACGTGGAGCTGGGGCGGCGGCTCCAGGCGCGGTGGCCGGAGCGGGCCGCGCGGGCGCTGTGCTTCGCGGTGCGCAACGCCGAGTCCCTCGTCACCGTGCCTCCCTTCGGCACATGGGGCGTGGGCGGCGAGGTCGAGTTCGCGCGGGCCGAGACCTGGCTCGGGGGGCAGATGGGGCCCGCGTTCTCCGAGGACGAGGTGGTGCTGCGCTACCTGCGCGCCTTCGGTCCCGCGAGCGTGAAGGACGTGCAGACCTGGTCCGGGTTGCGGGGCGTGGCCGAAGTCGTCGCCCGGCTGGGGACGCGCTTGCGGACGTTCCGCGACGAGAGCGGCGTCGAGCTGTTCGACGTCCCCGATGCGCCCCGTCCGGACGGAGACTCGCCCGTGCCCGTGCGCTTCCTGCCCGAGTTCGACAACGTCCTGCTGGCGTACGCGGACCGCGCGCGCATCATCTCCGAGGAGCACCGCCGACGCGTCTTCACCATCAACGGCATCGTCCGCGCGACGGTGCTGGTCGACGGCTTCGTGCGCGGTATGTGGCGCGTGGAGCGCGAGAAGACGCGCGCCACGCTGTGCATCGAGCCCTTCGCCAGCATCTCCCGCGCGGACCGCGAGGCCCTCACGGATGAGGCGCTTCGACTGCTCGCGTGCGTGGCCTCCGCCTTTCCGACACACGACGTGC
This sequence is a window from Myxococcus stipitatus. Protein-coding genes within it:
- a CDS encoding winged helix DNA-binding domain-containing protein yields the protein MNRALLQRQFLTERTPLGVPEVVEHLVGLQAQASNPPYVGLWTRMARFQLEDLTRLYTSRRVVRATLMRGTQHLVTARDFRGLRPMLQPVMDRAFNQSPYARALSGLELAEVVAEGRRLLEVEPLSNVELGRRLQARWPERAARALCFAVRNAESLVTVPPFGTWGVGGEVEFARAETWLGGQMGPAFSEDEVVLRYLRAFGPASVKDVQTWSGLRGVAEVVARLGTRLRTFRDESGVELFDVPDAPRPDGDSPVPVRFLPEFDNVLLAYADRARIISEEHRRRVFTINGIVRATVLVDGFVRGMWRVEREKTRATLCIEPFASISRADREALTDEALRLLACVASAFPTHDVRFARVS